catttaaataacCATAAGCACATACGTATGAAGACTTTTGTCCGGAAGAGTCTTTGTAAAAAGATATGATTAATCATTTTCTTAAggatgtataaatatttgtttgagtATAAGTTTTTGTTACCTTATAATGTGTATCAACTATCGAAATATGCTGACTAGACATACAcctatgaaattatttattttcaattcaatccaaaattatacaatatttttatttatttcattaatgcACATTATTAAAGCCCAATCAGAGAAAACTTCTAgctaatataaatagatactAGCTGATTCTAAGTAATTCAAAtcattcataaatttttaagcttatgtttgtttattgaTATATGACTAAAAGGAATTCAATGGGTCGGTACAGTGGCTGACTTATTGTGTGCCAGTTTCAAAaggacatttttaattttatataacgattttattaaaaactcacTATAAGCCTCAAATAACTATTTTCCTTACTTGGATCGtcttaaatctaaataaaaattacaaaacataattaactaGAGTTTAATGCGAAATTTATGGTTAAAAGTcggatatatatttaaaatagttgcCATTTGCAACGAGTTGTAGAGTTTCTAtggagtttatttatatatatatatatgtaaatatgtagtttaatttatatattaaacctTCGCCCCCTTAAGCTAACGAAGATAATGGTAACTAGATATACATCCGATTGGTTTTTTACTGATTTTGGGCCTCAAAATAAATTTCGGCATTTTTAATCACGATCCGATAATTTCgcacaaaaataaacacatttattaagaaacaCGCCTTTGATCACTGAGCGATATtatcttttgtaaattataacagGCTTAAAACTTTTTCCTATTAACTTTCTGTTTAAAAGGTTTCTTCGGGATGTTTTTTGTTGACCACAGCGCCGAATTAGATCCATTAGAAGTTTGACATGTACTTAGACGTCCATTAAGTCTCTAACGATTCGACGGCATCGAGAAAAACAACGaaatttatttggaaaatagAGTTTTCTTTTTGAATGGCTGTCGaaatattgttgtaaaatttttgtttcttaCGTATGTATACGCCTTTTGCTTGTAGTTGGGCAGACATAGTTATGCGTCTGTTACAACAAGTCACGCGCCTAGTCTaacattactttttatgtatttatattatgttacaatTAGAACACTATAACCTCATTAATTCGACAAAGGCAATATAAATCGTGACCCACTTGATTACTTGAAAATGGTGAAAAAGCATCCAACATTTCACAATCCAAtcgaaaaacaatttaatgagATTACACGCTATCActactttttatttctactaataTTTTCAAGTAAGATACCCATCTTCTGGCACGTATTGAACCTTATTTTCTTATCCCCTCCAATTGATTTCACTTGCAATGGGAATGTGAGCAAGAATTTGTGCCCGTGCCGAGAGCCTTTGTGGGACAGGAGCGTGTTTCAAGAGACGATGCAAACGAAATTTGGAATTCACTGTGAAAATTCTTGGTGGATAAGTTTCTCGCATAGTATGAATTTTGTTGGGCTTCTAATTGGAGCATTGGTTTTTGGATTTTTATCTGACAGGTACACATTTATACTAATCCATTGTATTGGATATAgtatttagatatatatacaaagtaatactttattttataatcaaaatatttataaatctaataggTACCTTGTTAagcttgtttattttacaattattatatgatatcCACGAAGTTACATATGGTTTCCTATGGAGGCTAACCTCCGATTGTTGAGGTTCTAGGTTTGATAAtcgacaaaataattattgttttgacgATTAGCAAAACAGATTATAAAGTCTGATCAAAGACTACATacatactaaattatataattaaaactaatttcagATTCGGACGACTTTCAATGTTCAATATCTCCTGTTTAATATTAGCAGTATCAGGATGTCTCCTAAGCTTTATGCCAACGATCACAGTTTTCTCATTCATGCGTAGCTTGGAAGGGATTGGTTGTGGTGGAGCAATCATAACCGCATTTGTCCTATGCATAGAATACTGCAACCTAACACATAGAGAAGTGATTACCGCATTATTTCACATCCCTTCAAACATCAGCCACGTAACGTTATCTGGAATTTCTTATGTGTTCCGTGATTTTGACGATTTTCAACTAGCCATATCCATACCCGTCTTCTTTTTCTTGTGTTCTTGGTGGTTGGTAATGGAATCACCGAAATGGTTGATGGACAACTATAAAGTGGATCGAGCTGTTACTGTTATGGAAAGAATTGGGAAAATGTAAGTGCGAAGTTAATTAAGAAACGTTGCGTTatctaacaaataatttaaaacaaggtTTAATTAAGAGTAGTCGAGTAAAGATAggctaaatatattttataaaaatataaaatttactttcgCAGAAATGGAAGACCCTGTGATAATGTACGAGAAGAGATTGAGCAATATTTATCGCATCAGAGTGAAACAGCTAAAACGCAAATAAAGTTCTGGCATATATTTAAGCACAAACAGCTTACTGTAAATCTTGGCTGTATGTCTGTCGTATACTTTCTCTGCGGTATGGGCTACTATGGAGTGTCACAATACATTGGTAAAATGAGTGGTAACATCCACATAAACGTTGCAATATctggaattttattattgcctGGTTCCTTATGCTCGATTTTTCTATTACATTGGTTGAATAGACgaacatttttaatgattacaaTATTCTTCTCAGGCTTTTTTATGATTCTAGTTGTATGTGTTCCATTAAAGCTACCCATTTTAAGAGTTATTTTAGCTTCTATTTGTAACTGTTTCTTCTTTACATC
This portion of the Pieris brassicae chromosome 6, ilPieBrab1.1, whole genome shotgun sequence genome encodes:
- the LOC123711000 gene encoding solute carrier family 22 member 8-like → MVKKHPTFHNPIEKQFNEITRYHYFLFLLIFSSKIPIFWHVLNLIFLSPPIDFTCNGNVSKNLCPCREPLWDRSVFQETMQTKFGIHCENSWWISFSHSMNFVGLLIGALVFGFLSDRFGRLSMFNISCLILAVSGCLLSFMPTITVFSFMRSLEGIGCGGAIITAFVLCIEYCNLTHREVITALFHIPSNISHVTLSGISYVFRDFDDFQLAISIPVFFFLCSWWLVMESPKWLMDNYKVDRAVTVMERIGKINGRPCDNVREEIEQYLSHQSETAKTQIKFWHIFKHKQLTVNLGCMSVVYFLCGMGYYGVSQYIGKMSGNIHINVAISGILLLPGSLCSIFLLHWLNRRTFLMITIFFSGFFMILVVCVPLKLPILRVILASICNCFFFTSFIIVFLYGVELFPTSIRNSVLGFLSVLSRIGQISAPLINSLPETASGLIFGFLALIGTLLCYFLPETKDSELPSSLDDTKILIRRRIHLLEDDSSTTNVPLSIID